A window of Cottoperca gobio chromosome 16, fCotGob3.1, whole genome shotgun sequence contains these coding sequences:
- the dek gene encoding protein DEK isoform X4, translating to MTSPFLGPISGAAPAVNRNPAPNRNRHHEIKIKKLTDEMQSLRRFITRINRTDRGSEDTSGVAEEAMDQSSLNKSTSKISAAGEIIESKRAKKTVERLDFQAPKQKEKLKTGDGSGDKLGDIPRTGYQITKMKPVDLKPLHTILFDRPGKMAILKKNLRLFNGFPFDAESEQYTNKRERLLKNSKFTKTKLKVVCGVLDLEKKGDQSDLVDRILTFLIAPNSGKRLPVKKKKRKSKKKLLGDDSMVNTKKKSKTKPMSSSSSPKKSKTGSKSKAIIMVSSSDEDDDEEDEKVGASAEAEGSDTEDKPSDKEEDQSDKSEESADEEEEESPKSQLGRGKSASKKSAPVKRLRIPARKTGPPKKRAKKEVSAESEPAADTEAEEKPKKKKSAPVKPAAKTKKVDSSSNSKNNTNTVEDSSDDDEPLIKMIKKVPTDEQLKETVQSLLKEADLDEMTIKQICQRTDPGPAQCPGGACIV from the exons ATGACGTCACCATTCCTTGGTCCAATCAGTGGAGCGGCTCCTGCAGTAAACAGAAACCCCGCCCCCAACAGAAACCGCCATCATGAAATTAAAATCAAGAAACTGACAGATGAGATGCAGTCACTCCGCCGCTTCATAACTAG GATTAATCGGACAGACCGAGGCAGTGAAGATACGAGTGGCGTGGCAGAGGAAGCGATGGACCAGTCGAGTCTGAACAAAAGCACCTCCAAAATATCTG CTGCAGGAGAAATCATCGAAAGCAAGCGAGCGAAGAAGACTGTCGAGAGGCTCGACTTCCAGGCTCCCAAGCAGAAGGAGAAGCTCAAGACTGGAGACG GTAGCGGAGATAAATTAGGAGACATTCCCCGCACCGGTTATCAGATCACCAAGATGAAGCCGGTGGACCTGAAACCTCTGCACACCATCCTGTTCGACAGACCGGGAAag ATGGCGATATTAAAAAAGAACTTGCGTCTGTTTAACGGCTTTCCTTTTGACGCGGAGAGCGAACAGTACACCAACAAACGAGAAAGACTTCTCAA gaaTTCCAAGTTCACCAAAACCAAACTGAAGGTCGTCTGTGGGGTTTTGGATCTGGAGAAGAAAGGAGACCAGTCGGATCTCGTCGACAGGATCCTGACTTTCCTCATTGCACCGAACAGCGGGAAG CGTCTGCccgtgaagaagaagaagaggaaatcGAAGAAGAAACTGTTGGGCGACGACTCGATGGTCAACACCAAGaagaagagcaaaacaaaacccATGAGCTCGTCGTCCAGTCCCAAGAAGTCCAAAACGGGAAGCAAGTCCAAAGCCATCATCATGGTCTCCAGCAGCGACGAGGACGacgatgaggaagatgagaaggTGGGGGCTTCAGCTGAGGCGGAGGGATCAGATACAGAAGACAAACCATCAGACAAAGAGGAAGACCAGTCTGACAAGTCAGAGGAGTCTGCagacgaagaggaagaggag TCTCCCAAATCACAGTTGGGCAGAGGGAAGTCTGCTTCCAAAAAATCAGCACCAGTGAAAAGACTGAGGATTCCTGCGAGGAAGACGGGTCCTcctaaaaagagagcaaagaAGGAGGTTTCAGCTGAGTCCGAACCTGCTGCTGACACTGAAGCTGAGGAGAAG cctaaaaagaagaaatcagCTCCAGTCAAACCTGCTGCCAAAACCAAGAAGGTGGACAGTAGCAgcaacagcaaaaacaacacaaacacag TAGAGGACAGTTCAGACGACGACGAGCCGCTCATCAAGATGATCAAGAAAGTGCCGACTGACGAGCAGCTGAAGGAGACGGTGCAGAGTCTGCTGAAGGAGGCCGACCTGGATGAAATGACCATCAAACAGATCTGCCAGAGG actgaccctggaccagctcagtgTCCTG GTGGCGCGTgcatcgtatag
- the dek gene encoding protein DEK isoform X3 gives MTSPFLGPISGAAPAVNRNPAPNRNRHHEIKIKKLTDEMQSLRRFITRINRTDRGSEDTSGVAEEAMDQSSLNKSTSKISAAGEIIESKRAKKTVERLDFQAPKQKEKLKTGDGSGDKLGDIPRTGYQITKMKPVDLKPLHTILFDRPGKMAILKKNLRLFNGFPFDAESEQYTNKRERLLKNSKFTKTKLKVVCGVLDLEKKGDQSDLVDRILTFLIAPNSGKRLPVKKKKRKSKKKLLGDDSMVNTKKKSKTKPMSSSSSPKKSKTGSKSKAIIMVSSSDEDDDEEDEKVGASAEAEGSDTEDKPSDKEEDQSDKSEESADEEEEESPKSQLGRGKSASKKSAPVKRLRIPARKTGPPKKRAKKEVSAESEPAADTEAEEKPKKKKSAPVKPAAKTKKVDSSSNSKNNTNTVEDSSDDDEPLIKMIKKVPTDEQLKETVQSLLKEADLDEMTIKQICQRVFDTFPDHELASKKDYIKQTVKSLPQM, from the exons ATGACGTCACCATTCCTTGGTCCAATCAGTGGAGCGGCTCCTGCAGTAAACAGAAACCCCGCCCCCAACAGAAACCGCCATCATGAAATTAAAATCAAGAAACTGACAGATGAGATGCAGTCACTCCGCCGCTTCATAACTAG GATTAATCGGACAGACCGAGGCAGTGAAGATACGAGTGGCGTGGCAGAGGAAGCGATGGACCAGTCGAGTCTGAACAAAAGCACCTCCAAAATATCTG CTGCAGGAGAAATCATCGAAAGCAAGCGAGCGAAGAAGACTGTCGAGAGGCTCGACTTCCAGGCTCCCAAGCAGAAGGAGAAGCTCAAGACTGGAGACG GTAGCGGAGATAAATTAGGAGACATTCCCCGCACCGGTTATCAGATCACCAAGATGAAGCCGGTGGACCTGAAACCTCTGCACACCATCCTGTTCGACAGACCGGGAAag ATGGCGATATTAAAAAAGAACTTGCGTCTGTTTAACGGCTTTCCTTTTGACGCGGAGAGCGAACAGTACACCAACAAACGAGAAAGACTTCTCAA gaaTTCCAAGTTCACCAAAACCAAACTGAAGGTCGTCTGTGGGGTTTTGGATCTGGAGAAGAAAGGAGACCAGTCGGATCTCGTCGACAGGATCCTGACTTTCCTCATTGCACCGAACAGCGGGAAG CGTCTGCccgtgaagaagaagaagaggaaatcGAAGAAGAAACTGTTGGGCGACGACTCGATGGTCAACACCAAGaagaagagcaaaacaaaacccATGAGCTCGTCGTCCAGTCCCAAGAAGTCCAAAACGGGAAGCAAGTCCAAAGCCATCATCATGGTCTCCAGCAGCGACGAGGACGacgatgaggaagatgagaaggTGGGGGCTTCAGCTGAGGCGGAGGGATCAGATACAGAAGACAAACCATCAGACAAAGAGGAAGACCAGTCTGACAAGTCAGAGGAGTCTGCagacgaagaggaagaggag TCTCCCAAATCACAGTTGGGCAGAGGGAAGTCTGCTTCCAAAAAATCAGCACCAGTGAAAAGACTGAGGATTCCTGCGAGGAAGACGGGTCCTcctaaaaagagagcaaagaAGGAGGTTTCAGCTGAGTCCGAACCTGCTGCTGACACTGAAGCTGAGGAGAAG cctaaaaagaagaaatcagCTCCAGTCAAACCTGCTGCCAAAACCAAGAAGGTGGACAGTAGCAgcaacagcaaaaacaacacaaacacag TAGAGGACAGTTCAGACGACGACGAGCCGCTCATCAAGATGATCAAGAAAGTGCCGACTGACGAGCAGCTGAAGGAGACGGTGCAGAGTCTGCTGAAGGAGGCCGACCTGGATGAAATGACCATCAAACAGATCTGCCAGAGG gtgTTTGACACCTTCCCAGACCACGAGCTGGCCAGCAAGAAGGACTACATCAAACAGACCGTGAAAtct CTCCCACAGATGTGA
- the dek gene encoding protein DEK isoform X2, which produces MTSPFLGPISGAAPAVNRNPAPNRNRHHEIKIKKLTDEMQSLRRFITRINRTDRGSEDTSGVAEEAMDQSSLNKSTSKISAAGEIIESKRAKKTVERLDFQAPKQKEKLKTGDGSGDKLGDIPRTGYQITKMKPVDLKPLHTILFDRPGKMAILKKNLRLFNGFPFDAESEQYTNKRERLLKNSKFTKTKLKVVCGVLDLEKKGDQSDLVDRILTFLIAPNSGKRLPVKKKKRKSKKKLLGDDSMVNTKKKSKTKPMSSSSSPKKSKTGSKSKAIIMVSSSDEDDDEEDEKVGASAEAEGSDTEDKPSDKEEDQSDKSEESADEEEEESPKSQLGRGKSASKKSAPVKRLRIPARKTGPPKKRAKKEVSAESEPAADTEAEEKPKKKKSAPVKPAAKTKKVDSSSNSKNNTNTVEDSSDDDEPLIKMIKKVPTDEQLKETVQSLLKEADLDEMTIKQICQRVFDTFPDHELASKKDYIKQTVKSQLPQM; this is translated from the exons ATGACGTCACCATTCCTTGGTCCAATCAGTGGAGCGGCTCCTGCAGTAAACAGAAACCCCGCCCCCAACAGAAACCGCCATCATGAAATTAAAATCAAGAAACTGACAGATGAGATGCAGTCACTCCGCCGCTTCATAACTAG GATTAATCGGACAGACCGAGGCAGTGAAGATACGAGTGGCGTGGCAGAGGAAGCGATGGACCAGTCGAGTCTGAACAAAAGCACCTCCAAAATATCTG CTGCAGGAGAAATCATCGAAAGCAAGCGAGCGAAGAAGACTGTCGAGAGGCTCGACTTCCAGGCTCCCAAGCAGAAGGAGAAGCTCAAGACTGGAGACG GTAGCGGAGATAAATTAGGAGACATTCCCCGCACCGGTTATCAGATCACCAAGATGAAGCCGGTGGACCTGAAACCTCTGCACACCATCCTGTTCGACAGACCGGGAAag ATGGCGATATTAAAAAAGAACTTGCGTCTGTTTAACGGCTTTCCTTTTGACGCGGAGAGCGAACAGTACACCAACAAACGAGAAAGACTTCTCAA gaaTTCCAAGTTCACCAAAACCAAACTGAAGGTCGTCTGTGGGGTTTTGGATCTGGAGAAGAAAGGAGACCAGTCGGATCTCGTCGACAGGATCCTGACTTTCCTCATTGCACCGAACAGCGGGAAG CGTCTGCccgtgaagaagaagaagaggaaatcGAAGAAGAAACTGTTGGGCGACGACTCGATGGTCAACACCAAGaagaagagcaaaacaaaacccATGAGCTCGTCGTCCAGTCCCAAGAAGTCCAAAACGGGAAGCAAGTCCAAAGCCATCATCATGGTCTCCAGCAGCGACGAGGACGacgatgaggaagatgagaaggTGGGGGCTTCAGCTGAGGCGGAGGGATCAGATACAGAAGACAAACCATCAGACAAAGAGGAAGACCAGTCTGACAAGTCAGAGGAGTCTGCagacgaagaggaagaggag TCTCCCAAATCACAGTTGGGCAGAGGGAAGTCTGCTTCCAAAAAATCAGCACCAGTGAAAAGACTGAGGATTCCTGCGAGGAAGACGGGTCCTcctaaaaagagagcaaagaAGGAGGTTTCAGCTGAGTCCGAACCTGCTGCTGACACTGAAGCTGAGGAGAAG cctaaaaagaagaaatcagCTCCAGTCAAACCTGCTGCCAAAACCAAGAAGGTGGACAGTAGCAgcaacagcaaaaacaacacaaacacag TAGAGGACAGTTCAGACGACGACGAGCCGCTCATCAAGATGATCAAGAAAGTGCCGACTGACGAGCAGCTGAAGGAGACGGTGCAGAGTCTGCTGAAGGAGGCCGACCTGGATGAAATGACCATCAAACAGATCTGCCAGAGG gtgTTTGACACCTTCCCAGACCACGAGCTGGCCAGCAAGAAGGACTACATCAAACAGACCGTGAAAtct CAGCTCCCACAGATGTGA
- the dek gene encoding protein DEK isoform X1 gives MTSPFLGPISGAAPAVNRNPAPNRNRHHEIKIKKLTDEMQSLRRFITRINRTDRGSEDTSGVAEEAMDQSSLNKSTSKISAAGEIIESKRAKKTVERLDFQAPKQKEKLKTGDGSGDKLGDIPRTGYQITKMKPVDLKPLHTILFDRPGKMAILKKNLRLFNGFPFDAESEQYTNKRERLLKNSKFTKTKLKVVCGVLDLEKKGDQSDLVDRILTFLIAPNSGKRLPVKKKKRKSKKKLLGDDSMVNTKKKSKTKPMSSSSSPKKSKTGSKSKAIIMVSSSDEDDDEEDEKVGASAEAEGSDTEDKPSDKEEDQSDKSEESADEEEEESPKSQLGRGKSASKKSAPVKRLRIPARKTGPPKKRAKKEVSAESEPAADTEAEEKPKKKKSAPVKPAAKTKKVDSSSNSKNNTNTVEDSSDDDEPLIKMIKKVPTDEQLKETVQSLLKEADLDEMTIKQICQRVFDTFPDHELASKKDYIKQTVKSMRPKEKETF, from the exons ATGACGTCACCATTCCTTGGTCCAATCAGTGGAGCGGCTCCTGCAGTAAACAGAAACCCCGCCCCCAACAGAAACCGCCATCATGAAATTAAAATCAAGAAACTGACAGATGAGATGCAGTCACTCCGCCGCTTCATAACTAG GATTAATCGGACAGACCGAGGCAGTGAAGATACGAGTGGCGTGGCAGAGGAAGCGATGGACCAGTCGAGTCTGAACAAAAGCACCTCCAAAATATCTG CTGCAGGAGAAATCATCGAAAGCAAGCGAGCGAAGAAGACTGTCGAGAGGCTCGACTTCCAGGCTCCCAAGCAGAAGGAGAAGCTCAAGACTGGAGACG GTAGCGGAGATAAATTAGGAGACATTCCCCGCACCGGTTATCAGATCACCAAGATGAAGCCGGTGGACCTGAAACCTCTGCACACCATCCTGTTCGACAGACCGGGAAag ATGGCGATATTAAAAAAGAACTTGCGTCTGTTTAACGGCTTTCCTTTTGACGCGGAGAGCGAACAGTACACCAACAAACGAGAAAGACTTCTCAA gaaTTCCAAGTTCACCAAAACCAAACTGAAGGTCGTCTGTGGGGTTTTGGATCTGGAGAAGAAAGGAGACCAGTCGGATCTCGTCGACAGGATCCTGACTTTCCTCATTGCACCGAACAGCGGGAAG CGTCTGCccgtgaagaagaagaagaggaaatcGAAGAAGAAACTGTTGGGCGACGACTCGATGGTCAACACCAAGaagaagagcaaaacaaaacccATGAGCTCGTCGTCCAGTCCCAAGAAGTCCAAAACGGGAAGCAAGTCCAAAGCCATCATCATGGTCTCCAGCAGCGACGAGGACGacgatgaggaagatgagaaggTGGGGGCTTCAGCTGAGGCGGAGGGATCAGATACAGAAGACAAACCATCAGACAAAGAGGAAGACCAGTCTGACAAGTCAGAGGAGTCTGCagacgaagaggaagaggag TCTCCCAAATCACAGTTGGGCAGAGGGAAGTCTGCTTCCAAAAAATCAGCACCAGTGAAAAGACTGAGGATTCCTGCGAGGAAGACGGGTCCTcctaaaaagagagcaaagaAGGAGGTTTCAGCTGAGTCCGAACCTGCTGCTGACACTGAAGCTGAGGAGAAG cctaaaaagaagaaatcagCTCCAGTCAAACCTGCTGCCAAAACCAAGAAGGTGGACAGTAGCAgcaacagcaaaaacaacacaaacacag TAGAGGACAGTTCAGACGACGACGAGCCGCTCATCAAGATGATCAAGAAAGTGCCGACTGACGAGCAGCTGAAGGAGACGGTGCAGAGTCTGCTGAAGGAGGCCGACCTGGATGAAATGACCATCAAACAGATCTGCCAGAGG gtgTTTGACACCTTCCCAGACCACGAGCTGGCCAGCAAGAAGGACTACATCAAACAGACCGTGAAAtct ATGAGACCCAAAGAAAAGGAGACATTTTGA
- the dek gene encoding protein DEK isoform X5, protein MDQSSLNKSTSKISAAGEIIESKRAKKTVERLDFQAPKQKEKLKTGDGSGDKLGDIPRTGYQITKMKPVDLKPLHTILFDRPGKMAILKKNLRLFNGFPFDAESEQYTNKRERLLKNSKFTKTKLKVVCGVLDLEKKGDQSDLVDRILTFLIAPNSGKRLPVKKKKRKSKKKLLGDDSMVNTKKKSKTKPMSSSSSPKKSKTGSKSKAIIMVSSSDEDDDEEDEKVGASAEAEGSDTEDKPSDKEEDQSDKSEESADEEEEESPKSQLGRGKSASKKSAPVKRLRIPARKTGPPKKRAKKEVSAESEPAADTEAEEKPKKKKSAPVKPAAKTKKVDSSSNSKNNTNTVEDSSDDDEPLIKMIKKVPTDEQLKETVQSLLKEADLDEMTIKQICQRVFDTFPDHELASKKDYIKQTVKSMRPKEKETF, encoded by the exons ATGGACCAGTCGAGTCTGAACAAAAGCACCTCCAAAATATCTG CTGCAGGAGAAATCATCGAAAGCAAGCGAGCGAAGAAGACTGTCGAGAGGCTCGACTTCCAGGCTCCCAAGCAGAAGGAGAAGCTCAAGACTGGAGACG GTAGCGGAGATAAATTAGGAGACATTCCCCGCACCGGTTATCAGATCACCAAGATGAAGCCGGTGGACCTGAAACCTCTGCACACCATCCTGTTCGACAGACCGGGAAag ATGGCGATATTAAAAAAGAACTTGCGTCTGTTTAACGGCTTTCCTTTTGACGCGGAGAGCGAACAGTACACCAACAAACGAGAAAGACTTCTCAA gaaTTCCAAGTTCACCAAAACCAAACTGAAGGTCGTCTGTGGGGTTTTGGATCTGGAGAAGAAAGGAGACCAGTCGGATCTCGTCGACAGGATCCTGACTTTCCTCATTGCACCGAACAGCGGGAAG CGTCTGCccgtgaagaagaagaagaggaaatcGAAGAAGAAACTGTTGGGCGACGACTCGATGGTCAACACCAAGaagaagagcaaaacaaaacccATGAGCTCGTCGTCCAGTCCCAAGAAGTCCAAAACGGGAAGCAAGTCCAAAGCCATCATCATGGTCTCCAGCAGCGACGAGGACGacgatgaggaagatgagaaggTGGGGGCTTCAGCTGAGGCGGAGGGATCAGATACAGAAGACAAACCATCAGACAAAGAGGAAGACCAGTCTGACAAGTCAGAGGAGTCTGCagacgaagaggaagaggag TCTCCCAAATCACAGTTGGGCAGAGGGAAGTCTGCTTCCAAAAAATCAGCACCAGTGAAAAGACTGAGGATTCCTGCGAGGAAGACGGGTCCTcctaaaaagagagcaaagaAGGAGGTTTCAGCTGAGTCCGAACCTGCTGCTGACACTGAAGCTGAGGAGAAG cctaaaaagaagaaatcagCTCCAGTCAAACCTGCTGCCAAAACCAAGAAGGTGGACAGTAGCAgcaacagcaaaaacaacacaaacacag TAGAGGACAGTTCAGACGACGACGAGCCGCTCATCAAGATGATCAAGAAAGTGCCGACTGACGAGCAGCTGAAGGAGACGGTGCAGAGTCTGCTGAAGGAGGCCGACCTGGATGAAATGACCATCAAACAGATCTGCCAGAGG gtgTTTGACACCTTCCCAGACCACGAGCTGGCCAGCAAGAAGGACTACATCAAACAGACCGTGAAAtct ATGAGACCCAAAGAAAAGGAGACATTTTGA